In Aliamphritea ceti, a single window of DNA contains:
- a CDS encoding LysR family transcriptional regulator, whose product MNIEHMRAFLEVTATGSFQLAADKLCVTQSTISARIKALEDRLNRELFLRRRNGAELTAAGHHFHRHALTSVRAWDRARQEIALPDDLKAIVNLGLQLNHWEQIAPPWLAWMEQQAPNVATHVLAEYSTTLMDRLRDRLIDVAILYDPQQRPELTIEPYMSEPLILVSTEPRQVVPGRVPGYIFVDWGDSFRAQHSLAFADVPVPKLTVGLSSVGLQHILNHGGSGYFIASSVEPMIQAGKLHQVKEAPIFQRPTYLVYQESPSDSELIETTLKGLKAIADNQTIKYE is encoded by the coding sequence ATGAATATAGAGCACATGCGCGCATTCCTGGAAGTTACAGCAACCGGCAGCTTTCAGCTGGCTGCGGATAAACTTTGCGTGACTCAATCCACTATCAGCGCAAGAATCAAAGCCCTGGAAGACCGCCTTAACCGGGAATTATTTTTACGTCGCAGAAATGGCGCTGAACTAACTGCAGCAGGCCATCATTTTCACCGCCATGCGCTTACATCGGTTCGCGCCTGGGACCGGGCCCGCCAGGAAATAGCGCTACCAGACGATCTTAAAGCAATAGTAAATCTGGGGTTACAGCTCAATCACTGGGAGCAAATCGCACCGCCATGGCTGGCCTGGATGGAACAGCAGGCACCGAACGTAGCCACACATGTACTGGCAGAATACTCGACTACTCTTATGGACCGTCTACGGGACAGGCTGATCGATGTCGCTATTCTCTACGATCCGCAACAAAGGCCGGAACTGACGATAGAACCTTATATGAGCGAACCCCTGATACTGGTTTCAACCGAACCCAGACAGGTTGTTCCCGGTAGAGTACCCGGATACATATTTGTCGACTGGGGTGATAGCTTCCGCGCCCAGCACAGCCTGGCGTTCGCCGATGTACCGGTACCAAAACTAACAGTAGGACTCAGCAGTGTTGGACTACAGCATATTCTGAACCACGGCGGCTCAGGCTACTTTATTGCCAGCTCAGTTGAACCTATGATTCAGGCTGGAAAGCTGCATCAGGTTAAAGAGGCGCCAATATTTCAGCGGCCAACTTATTTGGTATATCAGGAATCGCCGAGCGACAGTGAATTGATTGAAACAACGCTAAAAGGCCTGAAGGCCATCGCAGACAATCAAACGATTAAATACGAATAA
- a CDS encoding HalD/BesD family halogenase, whose amino-acid sequence MSGQEVIQADPVRLEDIVDLERYPIDQLDHPDTQALLAHCRAELNDIGCVVIRNFVKPSSLQRMAAEAKRLLPETFWSQGSHNPYFTPDDQGLPAEHPKRFFERRESGYINSDVLEATSDLREIYEDPKMLRFVGECLNIWPLYCWADPLGRNPYSVMDSGHYFPWHFDGNEFTVSILVQESESGGCFEFAPDIRNPEDECFDDVKEVLEGGRDKVHQLQLRPGDLQLFKGRFSMHRVTRIEGDTMRIIALPTYSTDPHTVNRPKHSEHLYGRAMPIHYERENMRVDTLAD is encoded by the coding sequence ATGAGCGGGCAAGAAGTGATTCAGGCTGACCCTGTGCGGCTGGAGGATATTGTTGACCTTGAGCGCTATCCTATTGATCAGTTGGATCATCCGGACACTCAGGCATTGTTGGCACATTGTCGGGCTGAGCTGAACGATATTGGCTGTGTAGTTATCCGTAATTTTGTTAAGCCTTCTTCGCTGCAGCGGATGGCTGCTGAAGCTAAGCGATTATTGCCGGAGACTTTTTGGTCGCAGGGAAGCCACAATCCGTATTTCACACCGGATGATCAAGGCCTGCCAGCGGAACATCCAAAACGTTTTTTTGAACGCCGTGAGAGTGGTTACATTAATTCAGATGTGCTGGAAGCTACGTCGGATTTACGTGAAATATATGAAGATCCTAAAATGCTGCGTTTTGTGGGCGAGTGTCTGAATATCTGGCCGTTGTATTGTTGGGCAGATCCATTAGGGCGTAATCCTTATTCTGTAATGGATTCCGGGCATTACTTCCCATGGCATTTTGATGGCAATGAATTCACTGTGAGTATTCTGGTACAGGAGTCAGAAAGTGGTGGTTGTTTCGAGTTCGCCCCGGATATCCGTAACCCGGAAGATGAATGTTTTGATGATGTAAAAGAAGTGTTGGAAGGTGGGCGAGATAAGGTGCATCAGTTGCAGTTGCGCCCGGGAGATTTACAGTTATTTAAAGGACGTTTCTCAATGCACCGTGTCACCCGTATAGAAGGAGATACGATGCGTATTATCGCCTTACCGACTTATTCAACTGATCCTCACACTGTAAACCGGCCTAAGCATTCAGAGCATTTGTATGGACGTGCTATGCCGATTCACTATGAGCGGGAGAATATGCGAGTGGATACCCTGGCGGATTAA
- a CDS encoding SufS family cysteine desulfurase: MSFSVTDIRQQFPLLDQQIHDQQLVYLDNAATTQKPASVIKAVQDFYQTDNANVHRGAHHLSERATLQFETARKSVQTFINAASVKEIIWTRGTTESINLIAQCLTDQLQKHDEILLTELEHHANIVPWQMLAQRTGAIIKVVPILSNGDLDQQAFGNLLSDKTKIVALTHVSNALGTVNPLAAMIRQAKAAGATVIVDGAQAVAHLQVDVQRLGCDFYVFSSHKMYGPTGIGVLYGRQALLEAMPPWQGGGEMIRSVSFEHTEYNDLPFKFEAGTPNISGAIGLMTAINWLNNLDRRAIASHEQALLQHAIKACQQIKGFNRIGTPTANAAILSFQLTSHHQQDVGLILDQHGIAVRTGHHCAMPLMKKLGLPGTIRASFAAYNTLDDVERFANALHQLTSSGFFPVAETVSSDKAFTDNPFGKDIDAKVILAKLEPLHSWNDRYREIMQLGKQLPHMTSKSKTSEHLVKGCESQAWLEFQLDKDGRYWFSADADARVIRGLIALLLAALNGKTAAEIQTFDIPDYLQRLQLMKHLSPSRGNGLLAIIERIQNITTS, from the coding sequence TTGAGTTTTTCAGTGACAGACATTCGCCAGCAGTTTCCACTGTTGGATCAGCAGATTCACGACCAGCAACTGGTTTATCTGGATAACGCTGCCACTACTCAAAAGCCTGCCTCAGTCATTAAGGCCGTCCAGGATTTCTATCAAACTGACAATGCCAATGTGCATCGTGGTGCACATCACTTAAGTGAGCGGGCAACACTGCAGTTTGAAACCGCCAGAAAAAGCGTTCAGACCTTTATAAACGCCGCCAGTGTTAAAGAAATCATCTGGACCCGCGGCACCACAGAAAGCATCAACCTCATCGCCCAATGTCTGACAGATCAGCTACAAAAGCACGATGAAATTTTACTGACAGAACTGGAACATCACGCAAACATTGTGCCCTGGCAAATGCTTGCACAGCGAACCGGCGCCATCATTAAAGTAGTTCCCATACTTAGCAACGGTGACCTTGATCAACAAGCGTTCGGTAATCTGCTTTCTGACAAAACCAAAATCGTTGCGCTAACCCATGTTTCCAATGCACTGGGCACAGTAAATCCACTGGCAGCTATGATTCGGCAGGCAAAAGCTGCCGGCGCAACAGTAATTGTTGATGGTGCTCAGGCCGTCGCGCATTTGCAGGTAGATGTACAGCGGCTAGGATGTGATTTCTACGTATTTTCCAGCCATAAGATGTACGGTCCCACAGGTATTGGCGTGCTGTACGGCCGCCAGGCATTGCTCGAAGCAATGCCGCCCTGGCAAGGTGGTGGCGAAATGATCCGTAGTGTCAGCTTTGAACACACTGAATACAATGACCTGCCTTTCAAGTTTGAAGCAGGCACGCCCAACATCTCCGGCGCCATTGGGCTAATGACTGCAATCAACTGGCTCAACAACTTAGACCGTCGCGCAATTGCCAGCCATGAGCAAGCACTTCTGCAGCATGCTATAAAAGCCTGCCAGCAAATCAAAGGCTTTAACCGAATAGGCACACCAACGGCAAACGCTGCGATTCTTTCATTCCAGCTGACCAGCCATCATCAGCAGGATGTAGGGTTAATTCTTGACCAGCATGGGATTGCCGTTCGTACCGGACACCACTGTGCCATGCCGCTGATGAAAAAACTGGGACTGCCTGGGACGATTCGCGCCTCTTTTGCCGCTTACAACACCCTGGATGATGTCGAACGCTTTGCCAATGCTCTTCATCAATTGACATCCAGCGGCTTCTTTCCTGTCGCAGAAACTGTCAGTAGCGACAAAGCTTTTACCGACAATCCATTCGGTAAAGACATTGACGCCAAAGTAATACTTGCCAAACTTGAGCCTCTGCACAGCTGGAATGACCGTTACCGGGAAATAATGCAGCTCGGAAAGCAGCTGCCACATATGACCAGTAAAAGTAAAACCAGTGAACATCTGGTAAAAGGCTGTGAAAGCCAGGCCTGGCTGGAGTTCCAACTAGATAAGGATGGACGGTACTGGTTCAGTGCTGATGCCGATGCCCGGGTGATTCGCGGACTTATCGCACTGCTACTGGCCGCCCTTAATGGCAAAACCGCTGCAGAAATACAGACTTTTGATATCCCTGATTATCTGCAACGCCTGCAGCTGATGAAGCATCTAAGCCCTTCCAGAGGCAATGGCTTATTGGCGATTATTGAACGTATACAAAACATCACTACCAGCTAA